Sequence from the Metopolophium dirhodum isolate CAU chromosome 2, ASM1992520v1, whole genome shotgun sequence genome:
ttatcatatagtttgaaatttggaaatatccgaaaaaaataaaaatatttttacactcgTGTCTACATACgcatgatattatgatattaggtacttataaaggGTAAAACGTTTACAATTTTTTGTCTCTAAATTCTTGTATCGTTGCTATTGACTTAGCCAACATGTTGCCTATTGTAGGCCAAATTGAACGTTATGGAAGCGTCTCGGACGCCATTCGGATCCGAGCGGACAGCCTTGAACTGTTGTGCACCTCGGCCGTCCTCAGCGTTATGCCGAATATGTCTTCGTGATAGCGGTTGTCGTCCTGTACAAAACAATACAGGTATTTAtaaagtcaataataataaaaaaaattattctcggGCCCGACATTTCCCAAGTACGGGCTATAGTAGGCAAAGCTGGGCAaggtaatgatttttttaaactcagttaagttagttaatatgcaccaataacaaaaagttaaaagttaaaagttaatacacaatttttgttaacttttaattgagttaaaaaaaagttaatttgtttgtacAATGCtagtgtacttaatttttttccaacccaaaactaaattataaattatagtgtttatactttgtaCAGTGCTTCCAtctaagttagattcgaatgatatacatttttaactttaaacaatttacgatacatattttttgacatgaaaaagaaatagactgaaatagtgaaatataattaaattaaaacaaaataaattaacttaacttacttcttaaaatgaaaaattaactcgttaatttcacgttaattaaaaaataaatttagtaagttaacagttaagttaacgAGAAGCCAAAATTAACTagtaaagttaaaaagttaaaataaaataaactttttaactgaactttaactttttaactcgttaatgcccagccttgatagtaggtatatacaacacgatattatgatgaattgctctagaatgttattattgtgtatcGAAGTTATACGtcagtgaaaatattatattcgtaggAACATGATATTTATcgactatatcatattataattattgtgtttagaTCACAATCCgcggtcataataatattaggtgttCGGTAATAAGCCACTGCATGACGCGCCTCGTCTGCGCAgaggtatgtataaataatgtaataataacgtGCGTTTTTACCGATAAAGGTATACGATATAACGATATAATGTGAATAGCCGTATAGATTTATTTTCGTTTGGTATACCCATCGTATACACGACGatgagtatattatgatatataagtCGCAGAGTTACGTGATGCCAAAAATCAGTGACGTGTGCCTATCTCGCAGACTTTAATTTTCTGAGGAGAACGGGAACGCGCTGTagatacaataatttgtttatgacTCAGCATCGGGTTAGATGGGTGAGCTggggattttttaaaaatctatccATCTATGGAGATGGGACGAAAAAATATcctcgtattatattttgtgctgTTTATCCGGAAACATTATTCCATAAGGCTTCGCGGTGTTAAATCATGATTATGGTCTATGGAAACgcaaagtatttataataaatggttacttgtacataattgtttataatagaaGATAATCATGGTACCCGTGATCTCATATTctcattatgatattatatttatctactcATCGTGCGTTAATATGCCTAAATAGGCAGCGGGTATAGTCAATTTATGGGGCTTActgaattttttgtttaaaatttaatcaagcaaacaaatttttaaaaaattctgtttaaaataatttaatctctTTTATTACCAATATTACCAATGTGCAATAAgctgaaatattatgttaaatatataaatgacatTTAGTACAAATCCAAATTGAGAATGCTATAACAATTAGgtaacagcaataataattatataacatttgttTAACTTCTAATTTCTATTGAATAagtacttttaataaaataaaatgtttttatatccgAGATGAAACTGGTCAgatcaaagttaaaaataattgcagacacaaaaattagactaaaaataaaaaaatcagttttttatgaattatataatattagttacctatatatgtgCTATAAAATAACGTAACACTTGTGGATATTTTTCTGTTGGAAGGATTGGGTTCGGAAATTCATATAGGGGTGTTTCCCCCCTCCCAATATTCAAATATGATAATGTGACgttaaaaatacgaaataaaacgTATTTCACGCTATTCGCTGAGGACATCGTTTGAATGCGTTTCATAAAATCGcgcttaaaaagtaaaaatatcgtTGCCGACTTTTCGGCTTCTGTTATCACCATAAATCTCGTATAAACGTACCCGTAATCCCAACATGAAGTTATCGGACTGTGTCGAATTCATGCCGGTCTGCTCTTGAATTATCGACTTGAGGGTCTGGTATACGTTCTCGGCCATTTTACAATCGCCGCACACGTAAAAGTGTCCCCTTTCCACGGCTATTAATTCGTATATCATTTTCGCTTCCTTCAGCATCAAGTCCTGTACATAAGTCTGTGGAAACGACAATATTATGGTTACAACGGGTTCGTTTAATTGTCGCATGTATTTTATATGGGCACCAGCgattaacaataacataatacagtTTTAGTTTTGCACAGTTTTGAGTGGATGCATGGTCGCTGATTTGGATGCACAttcatttaaaatcatatgtatttgtgttaagttttatttttttatcttggtAGGTCTATATAGGCCACTGTCTTTTGAGTCTTCCAGGTACATTACCGGGAAGCGTGATGGAGGATAGTTGTTTGATTAATGGGATACTGCAGTGAGAGTTTAAGTTAAAACGAAATCTAAACAaagtattttattgaaataaattcattcaatatttaaaaaattatttattggtttGAGTTTAAAATAAAGACGATGGCGTTCGATCAAAATCctttgtatatttcaatataactaTCGTTTCAATATTCGAATTTAAACCCACCTTCGGAATCGATGGTTCCCTGGATAGCGCCAAGTAAGTCTTGTCTAATACGCCTTCTTTTATCATTTCCATCTTGTCCGCTTTGTAGAGATCCATCGATTTGTATTGGCATCCGAAGAACAACATGGTCCTGCCCATTTTGGTATCTGCGGTGGACAAAAGGGGAGTGAGAAACGCTTGTATAACGGACGtgttaacgttattataataatttatatgttataatataatgggtgGTATGAAAACGTGTCGTGTTTACCAATGCCGTTTTTCTTCTGTGCGTATCTGTGTTGCCAAAACCCTCGGAACGGGGCGATACCTGTACCAGGACCCACAAGTATTAATGGCTTTACCACGTCTTCGGGCAAATGGAAATTTGGTGCGCTACAAATTGAAAAAGAAACGGTTAATATAGTCgcttaaagtaatatattagtaAGTACCTAGCTAGTAGATACTGAACCACTGATCGTCAATGGTGACATGATAATCAGTGGCGTATCCAGAATCTttttcaatgggggggggggggggaggtaaaataaattgtttacaaattttatctgaaaatgGTTAATTAATGGAAATatattgtgggggggggggggggagggggttacaaccataataatatagttttgaactattgaataataatatcatgttggtttcagtaacaattattattattattattattaccttcgAATAAACATGTAAACCGTGTCATTTGTGTTGGCATCCAACAAGTAATTAGAACATACGCCATAATGTAATACGCCTTTTCcaccttaataaaaataataacgatagtgATTTGtacattcaaataaattttttttatttcaatagcttagtttaaatattttacttaaatacccatacgtattttttttttcatgaatttaGTAATACTTTATCGATGCGTATCGATCATACAACGATTTTTCATTATGGCCTTACcattttttatacgtttttcataatattcagaTATTATGACGTTTAtccttaaaagttataaataagataaaaccGTATACCTAATATCTGGATTAGGCCTGTACCCATTACTTgtttcacgaaaaaaaaaaatcacctatgtatacttaatatacttatttagttatattttaatgttatgttgaatatgtaataaaattacctTTAGTTTTATAAGTCACTACTGCGACAGTGAGGTGCACTTTGTGTGGATGTAATAAACTTGACGAAGAAATACTGTAAAATCTCGGTTGTAACGGTGTAAGCTGTGCGACTAATAAAGCAGCGGGTGGTTTAATGGAAGGAAACTCTTGGAAAATTTCTAGAAGATTGGGTAAATTCCAATGACGCCAATCTTCGTAAGCGGCACTGTCCTATAAAcacggaaaataaaaattttaaatagtgacataaaacaaaatgtgaTAATGCCATACTGTTGCTAATGCGATGAGATTCTTTTTATCAGTGGGATCAGTGGCACATGAAGCGAAAAATTGTAGCATATTTGGTGTAGGCGGCGTAGTGATGTCTAAGAATCGTGTCAATAAAGTTCGCAGGGAGCATCTCGGTATCTTCTCGTGGGGTGACCAATTCTTCGAGACACCTTAAAGTACCAACAACGTCGATGgacataagaaaaaatatatgtaataaacatactattatataatattcaaaatacggTTTAGTTAATCTGTAAATGGACATTTATTTTGATGcaagtttaaaattatgtattcccCGTAATTTAGAGTTTCGTAATACTATTCGTTATGAATAAAAAAGCTAAATTATGTTCAAGGACTCTCAAAACGTTGGGCTTGTTATAAGTGGATGGTTGGTGATTTAAAGTTTTCTACTTTTCTAGAGCCATAAATTTCACTTGCGAAACTTATCTTAGAATACGGTCTATTATGTGGGGCTTAGATTCTGCAGTTGACTGTCATCGTCTAGCACGAGTCTTGCAGTGTAAGTTTATGTGTTTTTCtagttatagtacctattagaaATTGAATAGGTATTCAACTCATGAGTCATGACTATGCACGacagtaaattgtttttattttacattttccttACTTCGGGAagaagataattttaaaaaaataacccagttacataaataaattatctttataaatgGAATTCGtaacgaataatataatgtataatgttttcgaaaatttaaatatttaaatgccaAAAAAAGTATTAGACGTATTTTTtccaatacattatattattacggatCGTGATGGATAAAACTACTATCCTCTAGTGAGGATAATACGCACATAGGTACATCTAATGGCAGATACCActcaattaattttgtatacatttataataggcACATATTTctaagacataaaaataaaactacaacacacgcacataatatgtttaatatgcaTACAACTTAGAAGTCAATGTGTTTATCAATGGTTGTACCTGTAGACGTATGTTTTTCtttgagcatttgaagttcCATCGGTTCGTCGGGGTCTTGATCACATTGCAAGTACGGAATAATACCAGATACCAGTTCATCTCGGTTGGTGGCGAACATGCCCACGTGATCGCCGGGCCTATACATTATTTTCTCCGATTTCGCCCAATCGTCCACGTCAATCTCCAGCCACAATGTCACTCGGTCACTCTTGCCATCTTCGCCGTTGCTCATCAAGTTCCGTTTGTTGGACAGTCTGCACGTCCAAACTCGTTTGTTGTGATAGTGCGCATATGCTGGAATAAACAAATGCGCACATTGTACATTTATGTCGGTACtataataacatttgtttttaatgtgtTTTGTACGCACCGGAATTGAGATCGTCCGGTTCAGCATTGTTCACGAATCGAACCGTAGACGCGGACAGCTTTTCGTTATGAAGTACTTGTGACGCTTCGCTAAGAGATTCGTCCATATCCAGACAGAACGTTTCACATGCCACCTAATATTGTGCGGTatgttagtattttatattttcaaataattcaaacaaTGTTAGTAGCAAGGCTGGCCCCAGAAACGGAACACAGAAGCTAAACAAAtgttatacaatgttataagagccaattaaaaatatattttatactaaactcGTGATactactgtaatatattatctactttccacattaataagtacataaaatgAATTAAGACCAATAATGATCATATACGTGTGTACAGATAATCAAAATGCAATTCAAACATGttacgaattataaaataattttattctataaatcataatcataaataatatcaagaTATTAACTAGGTACCGAAATTCCTAGACGACCGCTTACAAATCATGTCTATATTTGGATATAAAAAACCATCTGACAAAGAAGAGATGAcagatcaaaattattatatgatgaaatcatcaataaaaattataccattTATCAATCAACATCAAAAGAAATTAGCTTTTCAACAATATAACTAAATGATGAAATCATCCAATTCAAAACAaggtaattaaaatgattactATTCAAACTATTTTGGAATCACCACCTGgatctatatatataacacataaatatattaatatttaaagacatTAATGACAAATAGGCCTATATTATACATGGACCAAGCATCAAAAGTCACAAAAATACACTAAGTTATAAACTTcacaacttataatattaatattaatattaatacaccaGGTAAGGTCTTATtggtttaatttcataattatgatttttcaaacaatagtaaaatattattcgacCTTTCCATAACAATTACAATCTTTGTCTGCTTATGTGTATACAGCTATTACAACTTATAAACTACATCTAATAACAAATcctaataatcaaataatagtaTTCTAAAAGTATCATATAAATCTCATTTCTTTTAAGGCTTGgattttagagtatattatatccAAAATTGTATCTACACTATAATAGTATCGGCTAGCGTTCAGTATTTCCGAAAGGACATTTTCTTGGATACCTCCTTAAGCTACtcatattttagataaaagaacataaaaattcataaactCTAATAATCAAGTAATAATACTCTAAAAGTCTCGTCTAAATTTCATAAGGTACTCTCAAGACtagatattcatattttagataGTCATATCAATTACGACGTCtacacatataaaaaaatatatcttggatacataataaatcatcaataattGTTAGGCATTCCATGTGTATTAACATCAAAATACTCGATGAAAATAATTCCTTAAACGGTAGTACATAATGATAAGTATTCATCAGGTTGTTACAGCAAAATTCAAGTTGTATAACACAACGTATACGTAGTTGTAGAAATAGTCCACGCATGGTTAGTTAAATATTGGAATAATAACGTGCATCGAATCACGTTCAACCGAATAAACCTCCAAACATCGAAGACTAAGAATACATCGTCACTACAACCTAGACAAGTGAcattacatttgaaattatttaggCCAGAAACAGAAGGCATTTACCTAAGTATAACAAAATTTAGTAGTAGAATAAAAATTACTCAAGCGTATATATCGTTTTTctctttattatactttattcctCTCTACTTACCATtctctttatttttattctactaCATTGCGATATTGTAGTGGGGTTTCAGATAAGAGTTGTTTTCGAATAATCATtggtttttagtttaatatttttgacgattaatttgaataaatcgctgtaagttttatataataataggatcACCATACACGTTCGAACTGAGTACAAAAGCTTTTCCGTCGAAAAGCAATAAATtgggaatataaaataaatacttttgatGTCAACATTGTTTTAAGTCTGCTCACATGAAAAACATCAGTAGCCCATTTTTTAAAGGCTTGCTCTTGGCCACACATCTCGTCGCCTTTATTGAGTTTGATCAGTCGTTCTCCACCAAGCTCACCCAGAAGATTATCAACATACGATCCAAATGCACAGAAGTTTGGATACGCACTCGAACCCAATCCAAACACTGCAAATCTGTaacaagtaaatattatttatacttttaagtttgattgatttgaacatttattttcttaaacatttttcagtatacaaataacataaaattgaaaacatagtttcattctttaataattacttattttatcatatttatgctCTTATACGATGTTTACACAGTCGCCGtagagttattttattttgaacatcAATGAGAAAAATGTGGTACATAGAAgttgagtatatatttttttctgagtTCATTATTTTGAgttcatatttgatatttgattaagtatttaaaataaataaagagcTAAGGGGAAAATTGTTTAGGCTCAGTACAATTAAAGcatgtttaatattacaaaatataaaaagaaaaagaaactgAACTATTgattaaatgtaaatgtataaaatagtactaatttaaaatacatttcaagttGAATATTACgcgtaaaatataaagtagctacaaaaacaaataaattaattcacCACACATGCATAATGCATGCACCATAAggtatattaaatgaaatattgaaattatacttaatatataaaaatgttttttcggtgaattttaagtttataaatactACAACTTTAGGTGGTACttggtttgaatttttttaattggcaAGATCATTTTTTATCGGTTCCTAACATAGATAGGCACTTTctgttaaaaattaacatattctCCGGTCGAATgctttttaaaacatataaattctTGTTGTTGTCCTTAAATTACAagaataaaagattttattaatttacctacctaccaaatttacactatatacctaggtacatgtATACCCGTATGGCTATATAATACGCATTTGTTAATATGCCATCTGAGTACTTAGCagtaagataaatttaaaaggttttgagattttttttcaagttgatTACTAAATCTTATCACACAAGACAAGAgcatttttgtgtgtgtgtatttttttgcTGCCTTTTTAGTTCATTCTAATTTATGAGTGTAgcgttattatagtattactacCTCCATAAATATTTGAACCGAACATTtgatgtttatgtatattttgtctCAAAATTACACCATtgatcttaaaataattgtaatttattaatataatgttggtCACAAGTTATCCAACTTAAGTTAAGTAGAGTTAAAAttgactaatttattttttgtaacttcgtttatttaattaatacataatataagcaattaacttatttataagataacattttaatttataattggtaaaaaaaaaaagcataaagGTAACTTcgtaagtacctacaaaatagagaaatttcattatttttgaacCTTGCAGAAAGAATATTTGCGGTAGACTACGGTGGGAAGTTGACTCTCTATCCAACCGTAAAATAGTAGGGCAACTAGAGTTAAAATGACCggtaatttttatgtataataagttATGGAGAACTTTGTACATTGGTATTTGTATTCTGtatgaatacaaattttataattaataaaatttatcaatcATGGAGTGTTTTGAAGCAGCTAATCGCTTTAACAAAGATTTTTGTAGAAAACTTtccttgtacagttgtacctgAAGTTATTGATTTCAAGAAATGGCGTTTTGCAGGAtgtttgtgtttgtgtgtgtgtgtgtatttgttTCAATCAACACCTAGGTACCTAActgtaatatagttatattaactaataatttttactaaatctATTAGGTACGATGTAAATATATGTGACTGACATGACATatgttgtataaatgtataatattatttcaaactcAAACTGATTATGATtgtctattttactattttatgagTTTTCTGTTTAGTCTGGGACATTTCTAGGATATCTTATAATtctcaaacaaataaaataataaatttatggtttaaattacaaaaatgtaactTGATTTTAGTtcttttgtataaaattaccTAGAATTTAAcacttattgtatattatgttttaaactaacttatttaattaaagtttatttttggaaaaaagtaACGAAGTacttaacttaacgttttaattttaaactcgtTATTGACCAGCCTTGTAAAATTCTATATGGTCATATATTATTGCCTGTCTTCTgtgaaaattaaaacttattttgcTACACAGTTTGCATCTACtgtaaaattattcaatgaaatatttagtactctttttgaatattttatacgtttacaAGTTCTCATTAGTACCCGCATAGATATCTGGCttccattatttttataaatttatcattatttcgttctgagtaggtacctattagtcAGCGAATAAATTATTCTgtctcacatattattatcgtatctATGTCCTGAGtagtgaataaaatatgttgatcaataattatttatcgtatGTTAACAAtacgattaattatatttaaaatgtgttaatatttaatcGTAAACCAATTATGAATCTAATAGCTTAACACGAATTTTTGTACTTAATTTTAcgcttattattttgtatttacttaattttaatagtataccTGACGTTTCCAAGTGGTCCGAAGTTATCTACATCTGTCGAATCTCTGTTAGACAAATCATTTAGTTCAGTTAAATGGTGGCATTCTGAAAGACTATTTGCCTTTATAAATGAAGCGgagctataaataaatataaaaaaaaaaatatttttatatttgtgattACTTTTTGTCGTTTAACCACATTTGGATGGGCCGTACCTGAGAGGTGATGATTTAACGGCAAGCGATTTATTAGAATTAGTGCCTTCGTGTTCCATTTTCATTGAATGCAATTGTTGTGCAAATTCctgtaatgaataatataaactcaaaaacaaatatttttcttactggaaagttgtttttttatttttttgaaaaagttttagttacgataaaaaaaagtgtGATTTCTGCAgggtttttctttttgtttatattacctAACATAACTTCAAGAAGTCAACAAAATGAAGTTTCCTCttattttctttcaaaaatGGTTAACCTCTAGCTGCAGATACAACTAAACAAAGAATTTTCTCAGAACTgggtaacatattatttagaacTAACTCATGAGTCTTGACAGGTATCATCTTGGCAAgacatatttacataaatgaCCTAAGTAACTGTAACAGTATAAACTCttaggttaatttttttaaatagatccATTTAGTTCAAGTCTCCACCAATAACCAATAATATCCATTTctacatatacaattttattatattagattcagAAAAAAAGGCTCTTGCTCTTTAtttggattattatttttttaatattttcatgaaattaCGAAAACtggttcataaaaaatgtaggtatttcacgaatttcacaattttttttgataggCATTTCTCACGCTTATGGTTTTACAAATACACAATGGATAGAAACAGCTTTAATGAACCACTCTTTCTAGCTTAAAAGGTGTTCAATGTCCATATAAAAAACATACATGTccaatgtaatttatataaccaATAGGCGACACCAATGACCTCACTTTTCACAATCTAAAAAGGAAAACATATTCATAAAGTTGTGGGTTgtggcttttttttttaaacaaatatatgtaaAGTTGTGCTGTTCCGTTTTATTTccttacattattttcattaatcattttacatgATATTATCTTCATCTGAGTGTGTAAAAATGCTGTCCTTTAATTAATCCTATTATACCTGCTATAGGTTTTCGGGTTTTCCAAGCAAGCCTAggaatatttatgatttttgtagAGGCACCATAGTTATTAGtgtctttaaattaaaaacaaattataccttATCTAGATTAATAAAGCATGCACCTCACAACTGACACAGTTATTATAATCATGTCTATTTTactcaataaaatgtataaatttaccAAACCTACAACTCcctatctaaatattttatctctattatttatacacctgtattaaaaaaaaacataaataaaaaaatattggcaaaatatttaaattaggtatggTCAGGTTGTTGAGCACGCAtagatatattgtaaatatgtttttaaaaaccttGTAACTAACCAGTTCCCAATTATTTGTGTTAACTgtcaagtaattattattttatttctaattaataataatatgcaaacattACAAGATCGGAATATTTTATTGCAACTAAACTAACTTAAACATACCTGTCCATTCTCGGGAGGATCACCATTTCCAAAAGTTGATACGACGACTAACAATAACGCCTCGTGTTCAATACTTGTCATATCATATTCGTCCATGCTCATTACCTTTTATATCAATTTGgttgttattcaaatattaaataaaatcaataaactatcgtataaaataatataatataaagacagTGATTgctgatataataaaatgttggcGATTTCGCGCGTgtcgttaaattaattatatgtccAATGTACCTGGGAATGAAAAGCATGTGCAAATATTTCACCCAATTTTTTTGCATACATTTCTGATCTTCCGGTTTCTGTTGCATATAGTATGGTTGCTTTAATCCTACGAGATAATGCTTGCCCAAACAATTTCGATGTGAATTTCACAGCTCtaatgaaatacaaatatattaggtattcaaTACGTATcgatattg
This genomic interval carries:
- the LOC132938461 gene encoding nitric oxide synthase, salivary gland isoform X1; amino-acid sequence: MARDTPDESVPLELIIPGNTTKRGSLVSSRFIDLAADGLSNGHSNVPVQKPLKLKNLISKGEAFDSLHHNSTKPPLCNERACLGSVMLPPAFHNSTVRPKAEVLDLAEDFMKQYFASIKRSNTPAYETRWEQVQQEVNSTGTYQLTETELVFGAKLAWRNSARCIGRIQWAKLQMFDCRSVTTTSNMFEAICNHIKYSTNKGNIRSAITVFQQRTDGRHDFRVWNSQLISYAGYKQPDGTIIGDPMNVEFTDVCTKLGWRGKGTRWDLLPLVLSANGHDPDYFDLPRELILEVSLIHPSFDWFSDLGLRWYCLPAVSGMMFDCGGIQFTACPFNGWYMSSEIGCRNLCDPHRYNVLDDVLERMKSELKNYGFLKKDRALVEVNLAVLYSFQSNNITIMDHHTASESFMKHYDNELRTRKGCPADWVWIVPPISGSITPVFHQEMVSYELHPMYAYQEPAWKTHVWKKGQNQGKSLKKQRRKFHFKQIARAVKFTSKLFGQALSRRIKATILYATETGRSEMYAKKLGEIFAHAFHSQVMSMDEYDMTSIEHEALLLVVVSTFGNGDPPENGQEFAQQLHSMKMEHEGTNSNKSLAVKSSPLSSASFIKANSLSECHHLTELNDLSNRDSTDVDNFGPLGNVRFAVFGLGSSAYPNFCAFGSYVDNLLGELGGERLIKLNKGDEMCGQEQAFKKWATDVFHVSRLKTMLTSKVACETFCLDMDESLSEASQVLHNEKLSASTVRFVNNAEPDDLNSAYAHYHNKRVWTCRLSNKRNLMSNGEDGKSDRVTLWLEIDVDDWAKSEKIMYRPGDHVGMFATNRDELVSGIIPYLQCDQDPDEPMELQMLKEKHTSTGVSKNWSPHEKIPRCSLRTLLTRFLDITTPPTPNMLQFFASCATDPTDKKNLIALATDSAAYEDWRHWNLPNLLEIFQEFPSIKPPAALLVAQLTPLQPRFYSISSSSLLHPHKVHLTVAVVTYKTKGGKGVLHYGVCSNYLLDANTNDTVYMFIRSAPNFHLPEDVVKPLILVGPGTGIAPFRGFWQHRYAQKKNGIDTKMGRTMLFFGCQYKSMDLYKADKMEMIKEGVLDKTYLALSREPSIPKTYVQDLMLKEAKMIYELIAVERGHFYVCGDCKMAENVYQTLKSIIQEQTGMNSTQSDNFMLGLRDDNRYHEDIFGITLRTAEVHNSSRLSARIRMASETLP
- the LOC132938461 gene encoding nitric oxide synthase, salivary gland isoform X2, with product MARDTPDESVPLELIIPGNTTKRGSLVSSRFIDLAADGLSNGHSNVPVQKPLKLKNLISKGEAFDSLHHNSTKPPLCNERACLGSVMLPPAFHNSTVRPKAEVLDLAEDFMKQYFASIKRSNTPAYETRWEQVQQEVNSTGTYQLTETELVFGAKLAWRNSARCIGRIQWAKLQMFDCRSVTTTSNMFEAICNHIKYSTNKGNIRSAITVFQQRTDGRHDFRVWNSQLISYAGYKQPDGTIIGDPMNVEFTDVCTKLGWRGKGTRWDLLPLVLSANGHDPDYFDLPRELILEVSLIHPSFDWFSDLGLRWYCLPAVSGMMFDCGGIQFTACPFNGWYMSSEIGCRNLCDPHRYNVLDDVLERMKSELKNYGFLKKDRALVEVNLAVLYSFQSNNITIMDHHTASESFMKHYDNELRTRKGCPADWVWIVPPISGSITPVFHQEMVSYELHPMYAYQEPAWKTHVWKKGQNQGKSLKKQRRKFHFKQIARAVKFTSKLFGQALSRRIKATILYATETGRSEMYAKKLGEIFAHAFHSQVMSMDEYDMTSIEHEALLLVVVSTFGNGDPPENGQEFAQQLHSMKMEHEGTNSNKSLAVKSSPLSSASFIKANSLSECHHLTELNDLSNRDSTDVDNFGPLGNVRFAVFGLGSSAYPNFCAFGSYVDNLLGELGGERLIKLNKGDEMCGQEQAFKKWATDVFHVACETFCLDMDESLSEASQVLHNEKLSASTVRFVNNAEPDDLNSAYAHYHNKRVWTCRLSNKRNLMSNGEDGKSDRVTLWLEIDVDDWAKSEKIMYRPGDHVGMFATNRDELVSGIIPYLQCDQDPDEPMELQMLKEKHTSTGVSKNWSPHEKIPRCSLRTLLTRFLDITTPPTPNMLQFFASCATDPTDKKNLIALATDSAAYEDWRHWNLPNLLEIFQEFPSIKPPAALLVAQLTPLQPRFYSISSSSLLHPHKVHLTVAVVTYKTKGGKGVLHYGVCSNYLLDANTNDTVYMFIRSAPNFHLPEDVVKPLILVGPGTGIAPFRGFWQHRYAQKKNGIDTKMGRTMLFFGCQYKSMDLYKADKMEMIKEGVLDKTYLALSREPSIPKTYVQDLMLKEAKMIYELIAVERGHFYVCGDCKMAENVYQTLKSIIQEQTGMNSTQSDNFMLGLRDDNRYHEDIFGITLRTAEVHNSSRLSARIRMASETLP